One segment of Thermodesulfovibrio sp. 3907-1M DNA contains the following:
- a CDS encoding PD-(D/E)XK nuclease family protein, translating to MDELGFLKEAEIIAINSSEDIIQKIVDIIYADGYDYSANFIVFPGKRPSHYLKKYLAQKVKQSFIPPRVFSADEFIEFLFRKMSNASPIETIEAVGIIYEICLKHNLLSPFFKKFDNFISFGFKLFNLFEELYIEEIHINKLKEVENLIDIPIKSQEKLRFLSVIYQNFYEELIQRNLCTRGLRYRKVADCISLQDLEFKILIYAGFFAFTASEKRILEKLSKIKNFYFIFQKEPEFNEKLFSKINLYSCPDTHAEVKVVGRIMEKSAIDEKTVIVLPKSDTLFPLLRQGIPFLKEENYNISMGYPLNRTPIYGFFINLFEVVNSIENNQFYTPLYLKFMLHPYTKNVLIKNSAELSRIIFHEIENLLISKEISFVELEWIEKEIPVAVASNLKDFTLTVDDIRQHIEMIHNNTIKKFTSIKNIEEFIKNCRDVLLFVYEKTTARFHPLFYPYVEAFIAQFDKLLNSLIKNFQFEHLESYFNFFKNLIMFENVPFAGTPLKGLQILGFLETRNIKFKKVIFLDLNEGIFPPLSEDYLMPYKVRKILGLPTYHEREKLVYYYFSLLIDGAEEAHLCYIKNDINERSRFIEKIIWEAEKSEARRIDIPVKSLSWAVNLTTRKPAEIYKSDETMEVINNLCFSPSSIDDYLDCGLKFYYSYVLKLKKKKELSAELEHSEIGTIVHESLKEYLRLRKNKKLNPDDFGNDIESIVQNIFSKKYGSKVTGKVYLIKLQILQRLLQLIEYYKKLSKIRRLKILEVEELIEENLFNASFIYRIDLVESIDDSITIVDYKISGTEQHYKIKFDKLNIFERENWSKYIGSLQIPLYMLLYAQKHKLSVFELKGCYFLLGKALLNDDTVRFDPFNQNDKEECIRTVSTVIETLLNEIKDKDIPFLPAFDFKSKCRICDYQPICGTLTIPSKTSSAGPVI from the coding sequence ATGGATGAATTGGGCTTTCTAAAAGAGGCTGAGATTATTGCAATTAATAGCTCTGAAGATATAATTCAAAAAATCGTAGATATTATTTATGCTGATGGATATGATTATTCTGCAAATTTTATTGTTTTTCCAGGGAAAAGACCCTCACATTATTTAAAAAAATACCTTGCTCAAAAAGTAAAACAATCCTTTATCCCACCCAGAGTTTTTTCAGCAGATGAATTTATAGAGTTTTTGTTCAGAAAAATGAGCAATGCTTCTCCAATTGAAACAATTGAAGCTGTCGGCATAATCTATGAAATATGTTTAAAACACAATTTATTGAGCCCTTTTTTTAAGAAGTTTGATAACTTTATCTCCTTTGGTTTCAAACTGTTTAACCTCTTTGAAGAGCTTTACATTGAAGAAATTCATATAAACAAGCTTAAAGAAGTAGAGAATCTAATTGATATCCCAATAAAATCCCAGGAAAAATTAAGGTTTCTTTCAGTGATTTATCAGAATTTTTATGAAGAGTTGATACAAAGAAATCTCTGCACCCGAGGATTAAGATATAGAAAAGTAGCAGATTGCATAAGTTTGCAAGATCTGGAATTCAAAATCTTGATTTATGCCGGTTTTTTTGCTTTTACAGCCTCTGAAAAAAGAATTCTTGAAAAGCTATCTAAAATTAAAAACTTTTATTTTATTTTTCAGAAAGAACCTGAATTTAATGAAAAACTTTTCAGTAAAATCAATCTTTACAGTTGCCCTGATACGCATGCAGAGGTAAAGGTAGTGGGAAGAATTATGGAAAAATCAGCAATTGATGAAAAAACAGTTATAGTTCTACCAAAATCTGACACACTTTTTCCTCTTTTAAGACAGGGTATCCCATTTCTGAAGGAAGAAAATTATAACATCTCAATGGGCTATCCCCTGAACAGAACACCAATTTATGGATTTTTTATTAATCTCTTTGAAGTTGTAAATTCCATTGAGAATAACCAGTTTTATACTCCTTTGTATCTGAAATTTATGCTTCACCCATATACAAAAAATGTTCTTATTAAAAACAGTGCTGAATTGAGCAGAATTATTTTTCATGAAATTGAGAATTTGTTAATATCTAAGGAAATTTCCTTTGTGGAGCTTGAATGGATTGAGAAAGAAATACCAGTAGCAGTAGCTTCGAACTTAAAGGATTTCACTCTTACAGTGGATGATATAAGACAGCACATTGAAATGATTCATAACAACACAATAAAAAAGTTTACGTCCATTAAAAATATTGAAGAATTTATAAAGAACTGTAGAGATGTGCTTCTTTTTGTTTATGAGAAGACTACAGCAAGATTTCATCCTTTATTTTATCCCTATGTTGAGGCTTTTATCGCTCAATTTGATAAACTTCTCAACTCTTTGATAAAGAATTTTCAATTTGAGCATTTAGAGTCATATTTTAACTTTTTTAAAAATCTCATAATGTTTGAAAATGTTCCCTTTGCTGGTACACCTCTGAAAGGCTTACAGATACTGGGATTTCTTGAGACGAGAAACATTAAATTTAAAAAAGTGATATTTCTTGATTTAAATGAAGGTATTTTTCCTCCGCTTTCAGAGGATTATCTGATGCCTTACAAGGTAAGAAAGATTCTCGGTTTGCCTACTTATCATGAGAGAGAAAAGCTTGTTTACTACTATTTTTCCCTTTTAATAGATGGTGCCGAGGAAGCGCATCTTTGCTACATAAAAAACGATATAAACGAGAGATCCCGATTTATTGAAAAAATTATATGGGAGGCAGAAAAAAGCGAAGCTCGGAGAATTGATATACCTGTAAAGTCACTTTCTTGGGCAGTAAATTTAACAACAAGAAAGCCTGCTGAAATATATAAATCAGATGAAACAATGGAAGTTATTAATAATCTTTGTTTTTCACCATCTTCAATTGATGATTATCTTGACTGTGGATTGAAATTTTATTATTCCTATGTATTGAAACTAAAAAAGAAAAAAGAGCTTTCCGCCGAACTGGAACACTCTGAAATTGGTACGATTGTTCATGAATCATTAAAGGAATATTTGAGATTAAGAAAAAATAAAAAACTCAATCCCGATGATTTTGGAAACGATATAGAATCCATTGTGCAGAATATATTTTCTAAAAAGTATGGTAGTAAAGTAACAGGCAAAGTATATTTAATAAAACTACAGATACTTCAAAGACTTCTTCAATTGATAGAGTATTATAAAAAACTGAGTAAAATCCGTAGGTTAAAAATTCTTGAAGTTGAAGAACTCATAGAAGAAAATCTTTTTAATGCAAGCTTTATATATAGAATAGATTTAGTTGAAAGCATAGATGATTCTATCACTATTGTGGATTATAAAATATCAGGAACTGAACAGCATTACAAAATAAAATTTGACAAACTTAATATATTCGAAAGAGAAAATTGGTCTAAATATATTGGCAGTCTTCAAATTCCTCTTTATATGCTACTTTATGCTCAGAAACACAAGCTCAGCGTTTTTGAACTGAAAGGTTGTTATTTTTTGCTTGGAAAAGCTTTACTCAATGATGATACAGTGAGATTTGACCCTTTCAATCAAAATGACAAAGAAGAATGCATAAGAACTGTATCAACTGTGATAGAAACGCTTCTTAATGAAATAAAAGATAAAGATATACCTTTTTTACCAGCTTTTGATTTTAAGAGTAAATGCAGAATCTGCGATTATCAGCCAATTTGTGGAACTTTAACAATTCCTTCAAAAACTTCCTCTGCAGGACCTGTCATATAA
- the dapF gene encoding diaminopimelate epimerase — MNFVKMHGLGNDFILIDCLNQSLPEPEKFAIKYCDRRFGIGSDQLLLLYPSEVADFKMRIFNADGSEVEMCGNGIRCFAKYIWDRKLTDKEVLEVETLAGIIKPRKIGELVQVDMGKPEFSPSKIPVDVEGDRAFDLILEISGWHARINCVSMGNPHAVIFLDEEPKNFAVTKYGPLIENHPIFPKRTNVEFAFVKNPNEIVMRVWERGAGETLACGTGACATAVVSMIKGITDRKVTVHLLGGDLMIEWAEDGHVYMTGPAEEVFEGIVKVPQIG, encoded by the coding sequence ATTAATTTCGTTAAAATGCATGGACTTGGCAATGATTTTATATTGATTGACTGCCTGAATCAAAGTCTGCCAGAACCTGAAAAGTTTGCAATCAAATACTGTGACAGACGCTTTGGCATTGGTTCTGACCAGCTTTTACTTTTGTATCCTTCTGAGGTTGCGGATTTTAAAATGAGAATCTTTAATGCCGATGGCTCAGAAGTTGAGATGTGCGGAAATGGAATAAGATGTTTTGCAAAATACATATGGGATAGAAAATTAACAGATAAAGAAGTTTTAGAAGTGGAAACACTGGCTGGAATTATTAAACCCAGAAAGATTGGCGAGCTTGTTCAGGTTGATATGGGAAAACCTGAATTCAGTCCTTCAAAAATTCCAGTTGATGTAGAGGGAGATAGGGCTTTTGATCTAATTCTTGAGATCAGTGGATGGCACGCAAGGATAAACTGCGTAAGCATGGGGAATCCTCATGCAGTTATATTTCTTGATGAAGAACCAAAAAATTTTGCTGTTACAAAATATGGTCCTCTTATTGAAAATCATCCAATCTTTCCAAAGAGAACAAATGTAGAATTCGCCTTTGTAAAAAATCCGAATGAAATAGTAATGCGAGTCTGGGAAAGAGGGGCTGGAGAAACCCTTGCCTGTGGAACAGGAGCCTGTGCTACTGCTGTGGTTTCTATGATAAAAGGCATTACAGATAGAAAAGTCACAGTTCATCTTCTTGGTGGAGATTTAATGATTGAATGGGCAGAGGATGGACATGTTTATATGACAGGTCCTGCAGAGGAAGTTTTTGAAGGAATTGTTAAAGTTCCACAAATTGGCTGA
- the lysA gene encoding diaminopimelate decarboxylase: MHFFTYKKGELFVEDVPVKELVKEFGTPLYIYSYGTLIRHIRAYEEAFCEISHIICYAVKANSNLAILSLFAELGIGADIVSGGELFRALKAGIKPYRIVFAGVGKTDEEIEYAIKNNILMFNVESELELYKINEIAKKLKKQARVALRINPDIDPKTHKYIATGLKTSKFGIPISKAVEYYKVAKSLENIKIIGIHKHIGSQITETDAYVEALRKLLELYEKLVQADVDIEYIDIGGGLGITYKDEEPPHPKDLANALIPLIKNQKGKLIVEPGRSIVGNAGILVTKVLYTKQTDVKNFIIVDAGMNDLMRPTLYGSYHEILPVTQGKRQKIVADIVGPICESGDFLAKDREIEKLSPGEYLAVMSAGAYGFSMSSNYNSRPRAAEVLVKGEHYALIRKRETYKDLIKNEIIPEDLL; this comes from the coding sequence GTGCACTTTTTCACCTACAAAAAAGGAGAACTCTTTGTAGAGGATGTGCCTGTTAAAGAGTTAGTAAAAGAGTTTGGAACTCCTCTTTATATTTATAGCTACGGCACTTTAATAAGACACATAAGAGCCTATGAAGAAGCCTTCTGCGAGATATCTCACATTATATGCTATGCTGTAAAAGCGAACTCAAACCTTGCAATACTAAGTCTTTTCGCTGAGCTTGGAATTGGTGCAGATATTGTATCTGGAGGAGAACTTTTCAGGGCATTAAAAGCAGGAATAAAACCTTACAGAATAGTTTTCGCAGGAGTTGGGAAAACCGATGAAGAAATAGAGTATGCGATTAAAAATAATATTCTCATGTTCAATGTGGAATCTGAATTAGAGCTTTACAAAATTAACGAAATAGCTAAAAAACTGAAAAAACAGGCAAGAGTTGCCTTAAGAATAAATCCTGATATTGATCCAAAAACACACAAATACATTGCAACAGGCTTGAAAACAAGCAAATTCGGAATCCCTATATCTAAGGCAGTTGAATACTACAAAGTGGCAAAGTCTCTTGAAAATATAAAAATAATCGGAATCCATAAACATATTGGCTCACAGATTACAGAAACAGACGCTTATGTAGAGGCATTGAGGAAACTCCTTGAACTTTACGAAAAACTTGTTCAGGCAGATGTGGATATAGAATATATTGACATTGGCGGTGGTCTTGGAATTACCTATAAAGATGAAGAACCTCCTCATCCAAAAGATCTTGCAAATGCCTTAATTCCTCTTATTAAAAATCAGAAAGGCAAATTAATAGTTGAACCAGGGCGATCGATTGTTGGAAATGCCGGAATTCTCGTTACAAAGGTTTTATATACAAAACAAACAGACGTAAAGAATTTCATAATCGTTGATGCAGGCATGAACGATCTTATGAGGCCTACTTTATATGGCTCCTATCATGAAATTTTGCCAGTAACCCAGGGAAAAAGACAAAAAATTGTGGCAGACATTGTTGGTCCTATATGCGAGTCAGGCGATTTCCTTGCAAAGGATAGAGAAATTGAAAAACTCTCTCCAGGAGAATATCTTGCTGTAATGAGCGCAGGAGCCTACGGATTCAGTATGTCATCAAACTATAATAGCAGACCAAGAGCTGCGGAAGTGCTTGTAAAAGGAGAACATTATGCTTTAATAAGAAAGCGTGAAACCTATAAAGATTTAATAAAGAATGAAATCATACCGGAGGATTTACTCTAA
- a CDS encoding aconitate hydratase, with amino-acid sequence MGKNIVEKIMESHLVSGKLKEGSLIGVRVDQVYTQDATGTMTWLEFEAIGLDRVRVPLAVSYVDHNMLQSNFMNADDHLFLRTAAARFGAYFSRPGNGICHQVHLERFAAPGLIALGTDSHTPTGGGIGMIAIGVGGLEAASVMAGMPFEFTMPKVVRINLLGKLRRPYVTAMDVILTLLKMLSVKGGVGKIFEYGGSGVKDLSVTERATITNMGAELGATTSIFPSDENTLRFLKAQGRQHQWIPLEADEDAEYAEIIEIDLSEIQPMIAQPHSPDNVVPVKDIKETKVHQVCIGSCTNSSYKMMKTVSSILRGRTVHEDVTLFINPGSKQVYEMLAHEGDIENMIAAGARILESACGPCIGMGGAPGSGQVSIRSYNRNFKGRSGTKDAFVYLASPVVCALTAIKGEIVDPFETDISVEEINEPESFKINDNMLISPKKDKDIKIIKGPNIKEVPVKEPLENTIHAQVLLKLGDNITTDDILPAGTQVLPYRSNIPEISKFTFKNLDENFYERAMNAKSKGGGIIVGGENYGQGSSREHAAIAPMYLGIKAVIAKSFARIHRANLINFGILPLIFVNPEDYEKVEQGDILKIIDLISGVKGSQKYVIFNESKDSSFEVYSNLNDREKELILNGGLLPYVRKKVSQ; translated from the coding sequence ATGGGAAAAAATATTGTGGAAAAAATAATGGAATCCCATCTTGTATCTGGTAAATTAAAGGAGGGAAGCCTCATTGGGGTAAGAGTTGATCAGGTTTACACTCAGGATGCCACAGGCACAATGACATGGCTTGAATTTGAAGCAATCGGACTTGATAGAGTAAGAGTGCCTCTTGCTGTTTCCTATGTGGATCACAACATGCTTCAGAGTAATTTTATGAATGCCGATGACCATTTATTTTTAAGAACCGCTGCAGCTCGTTTTGGTGCCTATTTTTCCAGACCTGGAAATGGTATATGTCATCAGGTTCATCTTGAAAGATTTGCTGCTCCAGGTTTAATTGCCCTTGGCACAGATAGCCACACACCAACAGGTGGCGGAATAGGAATGATCGCAATAGGAGTTGGTGGTCTTGAGGCAGCCTCTGTTATGGCAGGAATGCCTTTTGAGTTCACCATGCCAAAAGTTGTTCGGATAAATCTTTTAGGAAAGCTCAGAAGACCCTATGTTACTGCTATGGATGTTATTCTAACCTTGTTAAAAATGCTTTCTGTTAAAGGAGGAGTAGGGAAAATATTTGAATACGGTGGATCAGGTGTTAAAGACCTTTCTGTAACTGAGAGAGCAACGATAACAAACATGGGTGCAGAACTTGGTGCGACCACCTCTATTTTTCCAAGTGATGAAAATACTCTCAGATTTCTCAAAGCTCAGGGAAGACAGCATCAATGGATACCTCTTGAAGCTGATGAAGATGCAGAGTATGCTGAAATTATAGAAATTGATTTATCAGAAATACAACCCATGATAGCACAGCCACACAGTCCTGACAATGTGGTGCCTGTAAAGGACATTAAAGAAACAAAGGTTCATCAGGTATGCATTGGCTCCTGTACAAACTCTTCCTACAAGATGATGAAGACAGTTTCATCAATTCTCAGGGGAAGAACAGTTCACGAGGATGTAACTCTTTTCATAAATCCCGGTTCTAAGCAGGTTTATGAGATGCTTGCCCATGAAGGAGATATTGAAAACATGATTGCAGCTGGAGCAAGAATTCTTGAATCTGCCTGTGGTCCCTGCATTGGAATGGGAGGAGCACCTGGAAGCGGTCAAGTCTCTATTCGTTCCTATAACAGAAACTTTAAAGGAAGATCAGGAACAAAGGATGCCTTTGTGTATCTTGCCTCTCCAGTGGTTTGTGCTTTAACAGCTATTAAAGGTGAGATAGTTGACCCCTTTGAAACAGACATCTCTGTGGAGGAAATCAATGAACCTGAGTCTTTTAAAATAAACGACAATATGCTCATTTCACCCAAAAAAGATAAAGATATTAAAATCATTAAGGGACCAAATATAAAGGAAGTTCCTGTAAAAGAGCCTCTTGAAAATACCATACATGCTCAGGTTCTACTTAAGCTTGGAGATAACATAACAACCGATGACATACTCCCTGCAGGTACTCAGGTTCTGCCTTACAGATCAAATATTCCTGAAATATCAAAGTTTACCTTTAAAAATCTTGATGAAAACTTTTATGAGAGGGCTATGAATGCTAAAAGCAAAGGTGGAGGAATCATTGTAGGCGGTGAAAACTACGGGCAGGGATCATCCCGTGAGCATGCAGCAATTGCACCAATGTATCTTGGCATTAAAGCTGTTATTGCTAAATCTTTTGCAAGAATTCACCGTGCAAATCTAATTAACTTTGGTATTCTACCACTTATCTTTGTTAATCCAGAGGATTATGAGAAAGTGGAGCAGGGAGATATATTAAAAATCATTGATTTGATTTCGGGAGTCAAAGGTTCGCAAAAATATGTGATTTTCAATGAATCAAAAGATAGTTCCTTTGAAGTATATTCCAACTTAAATGACAGGGAAAAGGAGCTGATACTCAACGGAGGACTTCTTCCCTATGTAAGAAAAAAAGTCAGTCAGTAA